A single Campylobacter hyointestinalis subsp. hyointestinalis DNA region contains:
- a CDS encoding metal ABC transporter permease, with protein MIEFLLEPLRYDFMRIALYLAFSTCVVCAVLSCFLVLKSYSLLGDALSHSVMPGMIVAYAIGLPLGFGAFLSSIVCLWLIEFLKERSGLRNDATTAICFTGFFALGLLLYSKVESPLHIHEVLFGNLLGVSKSDMQTSVTVFGGVLVFTLLFFKRFFAIFFDEVNALLVGINPKFYYYLMLLLLSFVVVFGFSAVGIILVVAMLILPGATAFLITSKFWLMQIISVSFALLSSFFGVIVSFHSDTSTQALIVLFQALFFILSLIYFKFRAL; from the coding sequence ATGATAGAGTTTTTGCTTGAACCTTTAAGATATGATTTTATGAGGATCGCTTTGTATCTAGCATTTAGTACATGTGTAGTTTGTGCTGTTTTGTCTTGTTTTTTAGTGCTAAAATCATACTCTTTATTAGGAGACGCTTTGTCGCACTCTGTAATGCCAGGTATGATAGTGGCTTACGCTATAGGTTTGCCGCTTGGCTTTGGGGCGTTTTTGTCCAGTATAGTTTGTCTTTGGCTTATAGAGTTTTTAAAAGAGCGTAGTGGACTGAGAAATGACGCCACAACAGCCATTTGTTTTACGGGATTTTTCGCGCTTGGACTTCTGCTTTATAGTAAAGTAGAAAGCCCACTTCATATACATGAAGTTTTATTTGGAAATCTTTTAGGTGTTAGTAAGAGCGATATGCAGACTTCAGTTACTGTTTTTGGCGGGGTTTTGGTATTTACCTTGCTATTTTTTAAGAGATTTTTTGCGATATTTTTTGATGAAGTAAATGCTTTGTTAGTTGGTATAAATCCTAAATTTTATTATTATTTGATGCTTTTGTTGCTTAGTTTTGTAGTGGTTTTTGGTTTTAGTGCAGTGGGTATAATATTAGTCGTTGCGATGCTGATACTTCCTGGAGCCACAGCATTTTTGATAACTAGCAAATTTTGGCTTATGCAGATAATTTCAGTAAGTTTTGCTTTACTTAGCTCATTTTTTGGCGTCATAGTAAGCTTTCATAGCGACACTAGCACTCAAGCCTTGATAGTTTTATTTCAAGCTCTATTTTTTATTTTATCTTTGATATATTTTAAATTTAGGGCGTTATGA
- a CDS encoding apolipoprotein N-acyltransferase, with the protein MKLKYFLLAWVSFGKKNLRSYFTLNFIIKGFGVATLLSIFIFLSIFEISYFSLVGCFLAIFGLYLLLKSDKQIWFWSGFFSGILWFYWISFSLIYYGFWYLIPVEILGIGFIYAFIFLVCGYFSNLIIRASLLVLLGYFYPFNFNWFNLELIFVDTIFKPQIWTLAAVLAGLVCTIKFRYGVAVLICALLISINLDKKTPNLLPFSVELANTKIPQSIKWERSYKDELISENLKIIDNAIGKNASLVVLPESAFALFLDHQKELLEYLKEKSKRISIVTGSLGYENGTSYNSTYLFLNGDVKRLDKVILVPFGEEIPLPKFATNLINKIFFNGNKDFGAAKEVSDYEIGGVKIRNAICYEATRDEIYANNPKFVIAITNNGWFVPSTEPTLQEILLKYYAYKYNTTIYHSVNGSPSKIITP; encoded by the coding sequence ATGAAGTTAAAATATTTCCTTCTTGCATGGGTTTCCTTTGGTAAAAAAAATTTAAGAAGCTATTTTACCTTAAATTTTATAATAAAAGGCTTTGGAGTTGCAACTTTACTTTCGATTTTTATTTTTTTATCCATATTTGAAATAAGCTATTTTAGCCTTGTAGGCTGCTTTTTAGCGATATTTGGTCTGTATTTACTACTCAAATCAGATAAGCAAATTTGGTTTTGGAGTGGATTTTTTAGCGGAATTTTATGGTTTTACTGGATAAGCTTTAGCCTTATTTATTATGGTTTTTGGTACTTGATACCAGTAGAAATTTTGGGCATAGGATTTATATACGCTTTCATATTTTTAGTATGTGGATATTTTTCAAATTTAATTATCAGAGCATCTTTACTTGTATTGCTTGGATATTTTTATCCGTTTAATTTTAATTGGTTCAATCTCGAGTTGATATTTGTAGATACGATCTTTAAACCACAAATTTGGACTTTAGCAGCTGTTTTAGCCGGCCTAGTATGTACAATTAAATTTAGATACGGAGTAGCGGTTTTGATCTGTGCTTTACTCATAAGTATAAATTTAGATAAAAAAACACCAAATTTGCTGCCTTTTAGCGTAGAATTAGCAAATACAAAAATACCTCAAAGTATAAAATGGGAGAGAAGCTATAAAGATGAGCTTATATCTGAAAATTTAAAAATCATAGATAATGCCATAGGTAAAAACGCATCTTTAGTTGTCTTACCAGAAAGTGCGTTCGCGCTATTTTTAGATCATCAAAAAGAGCTTCTTGAATATCTAAAAGAAAAATCTAAAAGAATAAGCATAGTAACTGGATCTTTAGGATATGAAAATGGCACTTCTTATAACTCGACTTATCTGTTTTTAAACGGAGACGTAAAAAGACTAGATAAAGTCATATTAGTACCATTTGGAGAAGAAATTCCGCTTCCAAAATTTGCTACAAATTTAATAAACAAAATATTTTTTAACGGAAATAAGGATTTTGGAGCCGCAAAAGAGGTAAGTGATTATGAGATAGGTGGCGTAAAGATCAGAAATGCGATCTGCTATGAAGCTACTAGAGATGAAATTTATGCGAACAATCCTAAATTCGTAATAGCCATCACAAACAACGGCTGGTTTGTCCCATCAACCGAGCCAACTTTACAAGAAATTTTACTTAAATACTATGCTTATAAGTATAATACTACCATTTATCATAGCGTAAATGGTAGCCCTAGCAAGATCATAACGCCCTAA
- a CDS encoding metal ABC transporter solute-binding protein, Zn/Mn family: MVKIAILLLFLSVSFLNAEKLQVIASFNIIADIAKNVAKDSADVQSLTKLGTEIHSYEPTPKDILRARKADIILFNGLNLETWLSKFLDRTKKPSYDVSSGVSVIYADENSLIPNPHAWMSLKNGEIYVRNIQKIFSRHDPKNSEIYAKNADEYIQRLRNLDILFKTMFSGVQNRYLVTSEGAFSYLARDYDLKELYIWGINSDEEGTTRQIKDLIDKVKFYQIPVIFSESTISPKPAKTVANESGAKYGGVLYVDSLSKDIDTYEKMLETTILTIESGFKDAKN, translated from the coding sequence ATGGTTAAAATAGCAATCCTACTACTATTTTTATCTGTTTCATTTTTAAATGCTGAAAAGTTGCAAGTCATAGCAAGCTTTAACATCATAGCAGACATAGCAAAAAACGTAGCAAAAGATAGCGCTGATGTGCAAAGTCTTACGAAATTAGGTACAGAAATTCACTCATACGAGCCGACCCCAAAAGATATCCTAAGAGCTAGAAAAGCAGATATTATACTTTTTAATGGACTAAATTTAGAAACATGGCTTAGTAAATTTTTAGATAGAACAAAAAAACCAAGCTATGACGTAAGTAGTGGAGTTAGCGTGATATACGCAGACGAAAATTCACTCATACCAAATCCTCACGCTTGGATGAGTCTTAAAAATGGTGAAATTTACGTAAGAAACATACAAAAGATATTTTCTAGGCACGATCCTAAAAATAGTGAAATTTATGCTAAAAATGCAGATGAGTATATACAAAGATTACGGAATTTAGATATTTTATTTAAAACTATGTTTAGCGGAGTTCAAAATAGATATCTTGTTACTAGCGAGGGAGCTTTTAGTTATTTGGCTAGGGATTATGATTTAAAAGAGCTTTATATATGGGGTATAAATAGCGATGAAGAAGGAACTACAAGACAGATAAAAGATCTGATAGATAAAGTAAAGTTTTATCAAATTCCAGTTATTTTTAGCGAAAGTACCATCAGTCCAAAACCTGCTAAAACAGTCGCGAATGAAAGCGGTGCTAAGTATGGTGGTGTGCTTTACGTAGATAGTCTTAGCAAAGATATTGATACATATGAAAAAATGTTAGAAACTACGATTTTAACCATAGAAAGTGGATTTAAAGATGCAAAAAATTAG
- the secF gene encoding protein translocase subunit SecF, with translation MQIFDNGKIYDFMGKRWIFFALSFIMFFGSIALLTTRGLNYGIDFSGGTLIQIKYDKVAPLDEIRAKLATNEALKNANVTEFGSAEEITIRYAGSSDSLGNDPATTVSRILADTGKFEVRRVDIVGPKVGSELRQKGIMAVAVSLVLILIYIGFRFEWRFALAAIFSEIHDVVITLGAISLFMIDVNLDTLAAVLTVLGYSLNDTIIIFDRIREGIKEDHSIKLTEIINESVSLTLPRTIMTSVTTFLTVLVLFFFGGDMIHGFSIIMIVGIIIGTISSVFIAAPMLVWFKFNVERYRAHLAEKDRRKKEKEKIRAMYEKGTV, from the coding sequence ATGCAGATATTTGATAATGGAAAAATTTATGATTTTATGGGCAAAAGATGGATATTTTTTGCTCTATCTTTTATAATGTTTTTTGGTTCTATCGCGCTACTTACAACAAGAGGTTTAAACTACGGTATCGACTTCTCAGGCGGTACATTGATACAGATAAAATATGATAAAGTTGCACCTCTTGATGAGATAAGAGCTAAGCTTGCTACTAATGAAGCTTTAAAAAATGCAAACGTAACGGAGTTTGGATCAGCTGAGGAGATAACCATAAGATATGCTGGAAGTAGCGATAGCCTAGGAAATGATCCTGCGACTACGGTTTCACGTATTCTTGCTGATACTGGTAAATTTGAAGTAAGAAGAGTAGATATCGTAGGACCAAAAGTAGGTAGCGAACTCAGGCAAAAAGGCATTATGGCAGTAGCTGTATCGCTTGTATTGATTCTTATATATATAGGTTTTAGATTTGAGTGGAGATTTGCTTTGGCTGCTATTTTTAGTGAAATACACGATGTAGTTATCACACTTGGTGCCATTAGCTTGTTTATGATAGACGTAAATTTAGATACTTTAGCAGCTGTTTTAACTGTTCTTGGATATTCATTAAATGATACCATCATCATATTTGATAGGATTAGAGAAGGTATCAAAGAAGATCATTCTATAAAATTAACAGAGATCATAAATGAGTCTGTATCTCTAACGTTGCCAAGGACTATTATGACTTCTGTAACTACATTTTTAACTGTTTTAGTGCTATTTTTCTTCGGTGGAGATATGATACACGGATTTTCTATTATTATGATAGTTGGTATCATCATAGGAACTATAAGTTCTGTGTTTATAGCAGCTCCAATGCTTGTTTGGTTTAAATTTAACGTTGAGCGTTATAGAGCTCATCTTGCAGAAAAAGATCGTAGAAAAAAAGAAAAAGAAAAAATACGTGCTATGTATGAAAAAGGCACAGTTTGA
- the yajC gene encoding preprotein translocase subunit YajC, whose product MQEGNILTSLLPLVVLFAIFYFLVIRPQQKQQKAHKAMLEALEKGDKIVTNGGLVCEVVKPEDDFIKVKLNDEVIVRIDRSFVAKKLDKIEKSDA is encoded by the coding sequence ATGCAAGAAGGAAATATTTTAACTTCATTACTACCTCTAGTTGTGTTATTCGCAATTTTTTATTTTTTAGTTATCAGACCTCAACAAAAACAGCAAAAAGCTCACAAGGCTATGCTTGAAGCACTTGAAAAAGGCGATAAGATAGTTACTAACGGCGGTCTTGTTTGTGAGGTTGTAAAACCAGAAGATGATTTTATCAAAGTTAAGCTTAATGATGAAGTAATCGTTAGAATAGATAGAAGCTTTGTTGCAAAGAAACTAGACAAAATCGAGAAGAGCGATGCGTAG
- the secD gene encoding protein translocase subunit SecD, producing the protein MRSGKITYRLVIFILALIFGLGFSMPSFLQTQGGHKISLGLDLQGGLHMLLGVETDEALASKVKSVASSIKYFTNKNDILVDELKVDKEKVTLKILDSDEAKKIDEMLKDIKGLSIKKDNLVYTISLTEQEKIDTAKYAIDQAVETIRNRLDQFGLAEPTVAKQGENQILVELPGIKTMEDEQRAKDLIAKAAHLQLMALDEKRQDQANSISEAEAEAYGDILYPDVKNPKFKYLIKDIPVLDGSMLVDARVAFDNKTNSPIINFTLNAEGARIFGDFTGSNVGKRLAIVLDGKVYSAPVINERIGGGSGQISGGFSVEEAHDVAIALRSGALLAPVKLLEKRSIGPSLGQQSIDQSMVALSGGAILVVLFMMVAYGLAGILANIALVVNILILIGVMALFGATLTLPGMAGILLTIGMAVDANVIINERIRELLKAGQSVHVSIEKGYENAMSAIIDSNLTTLITSIALYAYGTGPVKGFAVTMSIGIIASMLTAILGTHGMFEALGKKIEKSKSTVLWFGYKIRKAD; encoded by the coding sequence ATGCGTAGTGGAAAAATAACTTATAGACTTGTTATTTTTATTCTAGCTTTGATATTTGGACTTGGCTTTTCTATGCCAAGTTTCCTTCAAACACAGGGCGGACACAAAATAAGCTTAGGTCTTGACTTGCAAGGCGGCTTGCACATGCTCCTTGGTGTAGAGACCGATGAAGCTCTGGCTTCTAAGGTAAAATCAGTAGCTTCAAGTATAAAATATTTTACAAATAAAAATGATATTTTGGTTGATGAGCTAAAAGTTGATAAAGAAAAAGTAACTTTAAAGATACTAGATAGCGATGAAGCTAAAAAAATAGATGAGATGTTAAAAGATATAAAAGGTCTTTCTATAAAAAAAGATAATTTAGTTTATACTATATCTTTAACCGAACAAGAGAAAATAGATACCGCAAAGTATGCGATAGATCAAGCAGTAGAAACCATCAGAAATAGACTTGATCAGTTTGGTCTAGCCGAACCGACTGTCGCAAAACAAGGGGAAAATCAAATCCTAGTTGAGCTTCCTGGTATCAAAACTATGGAAGATGAGCAAAGAGCAAAAGATCTTATAGCAAAAGCGGCTCATTTGCAGCTTATGGCGCTTGATGAAAAACGTCAAGACCAAGCAAATAGCATAAGCGAAGCTGAAGCTGAAGCTTATGGCGATATTCTTTATCCGGATGTAAAAAATCCTAAATTTAAATACCTTATAAAAGATATACCAGTACTTGATGGCAGTATGCTAGTTGATGCTAGAGTGGCGTTTGATAATAAAACAAATTCTCCTATCATAAATTTCACTTTAAATGCTGAAGGCGCTAGGATCTTTGGAGACTTTACCGGTTCAAACGTAGGCAAACGTCTTGCCATAGTACTTGATGGTAAAGTTTATTCAGCTCCTGTTATAAATGAAAGAATAGGCGGCGGAAGCGGTCAGATAAGTGGCGGATTTAGTGTAGAAGAAGCTCATGACGTAGCTATCGCTCTTAGAAGTGGTGCACTTTTGGCTCCTGTAAAATTATTAGAAAAAAGAAGTATAGGTCCAAGTCTTGGTCAACAAAGCATAGATCAAAGTATGGTGGCTCTTAGCGGTGGTGCTATATTGGTCGTTTTATTTATGATGGTAGCATATGGTTTAGCAGGTATTCTTGCAAATATAGCTTTGGTTGTAAATATACTCATTTTGATAGGAGTTATGGCTTTATTTGGAGCTACTTTAACACTTCCTGGTATGGCAGGAATACTTCTTACTATAGGTATGGCAGTCGATGCAAATGTTATCATAAATGAACGCATACGAGAGCTTTTAAAAGCTGGGCAGAGCGTTCATGTGAGTATCGAAAAGGGCTATGAAAATGCTATGAGTGCTATAATTGACTCAAATTTGACCACTCTTATCACTTCTATCGCGCTTTATGCTTATGGAACAGGCCCGGTAAAAGGCTTTGCTGTTACTATGAGTATAGGTATAATAGCTTCTATGCTTACTGCTATTTTAGGAACTCATGGAATGTTTGAAGCTCTTGGTAAAAAGATAGAAAAAAGCAAAAGCACGGTCCTTTGGTTTGGTTATAAGATAAGAAAGGCAGACTAA
- a CDS encoding metal ABC transporter ATP-binding protein, which produces MQKISLEVSNLNVKYADLTALEDVNFKLEGGNICALIGTNGSGKSTLFKSIMGVIRPKNASIKICSLSLKEAIKKCLIAYVPQNEEIDFDFPISVWELVMMGRYAHMGFFKNPSQKDAHIVSEALKKVDMYDFKDRQISKLSGGQKKRIFIARSLASGAKIILLDEPFNGVDAKSESMILDLLISLRSSGHLILISTHNLGMAAQYCNRAILLKRKVLAFGFTNEVLTPQNLGQIFGGSLRYFKVEVDNMSCNIALISDDEKPLIMVDEKVQDGMVNRAF; this is translated from the coding sequence ATGCAAAAAATTAGTCTAGAAGTATCAAATTTAAACGTCAAATATGCAGATCTTACGGCGCTAGAAGATGTAAATTTTAAACTAGAAGGTGGTAATATATGCGCACTTATCGGGACAAATGGAAGCGGAAAATCCACTCTTTTTAAATCCATAATGGGAGTCATAAGACCGAAAAACGCTTCTATAAAAATTTGCTCTTTAAGTCTTAAAGAAGCGATAAAAAAATGTTTGATAGCTTATGTTCCTCAAAACGAAGAGATAGATTTTGATTTTCCTATAAGTGTTTGGGAGCTTGTGATGATGGGTAGATACGCTCATATGGGTTTTTTCAAAAATCCTAGTCAAAAAGATGCCCATATCGTGAGTGAAGCTCTTAAAAAAGTGGATATGTACGACTTTAAAGATCGTCAAATTTCAAAGCTTAGTGGAGGTCAAAAAAAGCGTATATTTATAGCTAGGTCTTTAGCAAGCGGTGCAAAAATAATACTACTTGATGAGCCTTTTAACGGCGTTGATGCTAAGAGTGAAAGTATGATATTAGATCTTCTTATATCTCTTAGATCAAGCGGTCATCTCATACTCATCTCTACTCATAATCTAGGTATGGCGGCGCAGTATTGTAACAGAGCTATCTTGCTAAAAAGAAAAGTTTTGGCCTTTGGATTTACGAACGAAGTTTTAACTCCGCAAAACTTAGGTCAAATTTTTGGCGGAAGTCTTAGGTATTTTAAAGTTGAAGTTGATAATATGAGTTGCAATATAGCTCTCATTAGTGATGATGAAAAACCACTTATAATGGTGGATGAAAAGGTGCAAGATGGAATGGTTAATAGAGCCTTTTAG
- the leuS gene encoding leucine--tRNA ligase — protein sequence MEYNAKNIEYKWQEIWKKNGYAEPKDDYTLPKKYILSMFPYPSGRLHMGHVRNYSIGDALSRYYRNQGFNVLQPIGFDSFGMPAENAAIKHKIHPKIWTYDNIDYMTKELDALGFSFSKKRLLATSDPLYTKWEQEFFIKMYEKGLVYRKSAVVNWCESDQTVLANEQVEDGKCWRCGNEVVQREMQGYYLKITDYAKELLDCLEMLKGKWPNQVLTMQENWIGESFGLEFEFKFDDESRTLLGGIDGFKVFTTRPDTIYGVTYAALAPEHAVVKKLLDKDLLSDEASIKLRSILNQSPKQRQASDKDGVCLNLNVIHPLTGEKIPVWCANFVLNEYGGGAVMSVPAHDERDFDFASKFGLPIKQVIKADSLPYPEKNSTYINSDLINGMHYDEALEFIISKFEEQNLGKRVTNYKLRDWGISRQRYWGAPIPMIHCDKCGVVPEKIENLPVKLPEDVVITGEGNPLDTHPNFKNCKCPKCGCAARRETDTMDTFFESSWYFARYASDEKTWEKVAFDKKSVDYWMNVDQYIGGIEHAILHLLYARFFQKVLRDLGYLHDDEPFASLLTQGMVLKDGAKMSKSKGNTVDPDDIINRYGADTARLFILFAAPPQKELEWNDSAVEGAFKFINRLYDRSSNAYKTEQIPVIDHLNLNKDEKYARLKVYEALKKSSDVFENSFTFNTLIAACMEALNALNAQNNKDVWTEGYFIILSLLEPIIPHVCYELSSELFGLKNFTKIELKNEVFVQDSINLAITVNGKRRAEIEVEKSLSKDEILQIAKKEVEKWILGKEIIKEIYVPNKLINLVIKD from the coding sequence ATGGAATATAATGCTAAAAATATAGAATACAAATGGCAAGAAATTTGGAAAAAAAATGGTTATGCAGAACCAAAAGACGACTATACTTTACCTAAAAAATATATACTTTCTATGTTTCCATATCCTAGTGGTAGGCTTCATATGGGTCATGTTAGAAACTATAGTATAGGTGATGCGCTTTCAAGGTACTATAGAAATCAAGGCTTCAATGTTCTTCAACCGATCGGTTTTGATAGTTTTGGTATGCCAGCAGAAAATGCAGCTATAAAACATAAAATTCATCCTAAAATTTGGACTTATGACAACATAGATTATATGACAAAAGAGCTTGACGCTTTGGGATTTAGCTTTTCTAAAAAACGCCTTTTGGCTACAAGTGATCCGCTTTATACAAAATGGGAACAAGAGTTTTTCATAAAAATGTATGAAAAAGGGTTGGTATATAGAAAATCAGCCGTTGTCAATTGGTGCGAGAGCGACCAAACTGTTTTAGCAAATGAACAAGTTGAAGATGGAAAATGCTGGAGATGTGGTAATGAAGTAGTGCAACGTGAAATGCAAGGATACTATCTAAAGATCACCGACTATGCAAAAGAGCTTTTAGACTGCTTAGAAATGCTAAAAGGTAAATGGCCAAATCAAGTTTTAACTATGCAAGAAAATTGGATAGGCGAGAGTTTTGGACTTGAGTTTGAGTTTAAATTTGATGATGAGAGTAGAACATTACTAGGTGGAATAGATGGTTTTAAGGTTTTCACGACTCGCCCAGATACTATTTATGGAGTAACTTACGCAGCACTCGCACCAGAGCACGCAGTCGTAAAAAAACTACTTGATAAAGATCTTTTAAGCGATGAAGCGTCTATAAAACTAAGATCTATTTTAAACCAAAGTCCAAAACAAAGACAAGCTAGTGATAAAGACGGCGTTTGTTTAAATTTAAATGTTATTCATCCTTTAACGGGTGAAAAAATTCCAGTATGGTGTGCGAATTTTGTCTTAAACGAATACGGCGGCGGCGCGGTGATGTCAGTACCTGCACACGATGAGAGAGATTTTGATTTTGCTAGTAAATTTGGTTTGCCTATCAAACAGGTTATAAAAGCAGACTCATTGCCTTATCCTGAAAAAAATAGTACGTATATAAACTCAGATCTTATAAATGGTATGCATTATGATGAAGCTTTAGAGTTTATCATTTCTAAATTTGAAGAGCAAAACTTAGGTAAAAGAGTTACGAATTATAAGCTTAGAGATTGGGGGATTTCTCGTCAAAGATACTGGGGCGCTCCTATTCCTATGATACATTGTGATAAATGCGGTGTTGTTCCTGAAAAAATCGAAAATTTACCTGTGAAATTACCTGAAGATGTAGTTATCACAGGAGAGGGTAATCCACTAGATACTCACCCAAATTTTAAAAATTGCAAATGCCCTAAATGCGGTTGCGCAGCCAGAAGAGAAACCGATACTATGGATACTTTCTTTGAAAGTTCGTGGTATTTTGCAAGATATGCAAGCGATGAAAAAACTTGGGAAAAAGTAGCTTTTGATAAAAAAAGCGTTGATTATTGGATGAATGTAGATCAGTACATCGGCGGGATAGAGCACGCTATACTTCACCTTTTATACGCTAGATTTTTTCAAAAAGTTTTAAGAGATCTTGGATATTTGCATGATGATGAGCCTTTTGCTAGTTTGCTTACTCAAGGTATGGTTTTAAAAGACGGTGCTAAAATGAGTAAAAGTAAAGGAAATACCGTAGATCCTGATGACATCATAAATAGATATGGCGCTGATACTGCAAGACTATTTATACTTTTTGCAGCTCCACCACAAAAAGAACTTGAGTGGAACGATAGTGCTGTCGAAGGTGCGTTTAAATTTATAAATAGGCTTTATGATAGAAGCTCAAATGCTTATAAAACAGAACAAATTCCTGTCATAGATCATTTAAATTTAAATAAAGACGAAAAATATGCAAGACTAAAAGTTTATGAAGCGCTCAAAAAATCAAGTGATGTTTTTGAAAATAGTTTTACTTTTAACACTTTAATCGCAGCTTGTATGGAAGCTCTAAATGCCTTAAACGCTCAAAATAATAAAGACGTATGGACTGAGGGATATTTTATAATCCTAAGCCTACTAGAGCCTATCATTCCACATGTTTGCTATGAGCTTAGTAGTGAGCTTTTTGGGCTTAAAAACTTTACAAAGATAGAGCTGAAAAATGAGGTTTTCGTTCAAGATAGTATAAATTTAGCCATAACAGTAAATGGAAAACGACGTGCTGAGATCGAAGTAGAAAAAAGCCTAAGCAAAGACGAAATTCTGCAAATAGCTAAAAAAGAAGTTGAAAAATGGATCTTAGGCAAAGAGATAATAAAAGAAATTTATGTGCCGAATAAGCTGATAAATTTGGTTATAAAGGACTAA
- a CDS encoding metal ABC transporter permease, translating into MEWLIEPFSYAYILKAHLVSLFLCAFCGFLSSFLILKSYSLLADALSHSITPGIVIAYTTSFSYTVSSFLCGLFALFSMAIVSKSSKLKTDTIIGIVFSSFFALSLFLVSIFTIPVKLESLFLGDILSLEDSEVFELAILLGSLFCFILLSYKKIKFIFFDELGAFVAGLNVGFYKIMFFILLCFCTVASLKTVGAVLVTAMLVAPGASAFMISKKFDKIVFLATIFAGFSGFFGVYLSYFLDTYASAMIVLTQLFIFAICFMYKRVVYDRVFA; encoded by the coding sequence ATGGAATGGTTAATAGAGCCTTTTAGTTACGCTTATATTTTAAAAGCACACTTAGTCAGTCTATTTTTATGTGCATTTTGTGGGTTTTTATCGTCTTTTTTGATACTAAAATCATACTCATTGTTAGCTGACGCTCTTTCTCATAGTATAACTCCTGGTATAGTCATAGCTTACACGACTAGCTTTTCTTACACCGTTTCTAGCTTTTTGTGTGGACTTTTTGCACTTTTTAGTATGGCTATAGTCTCAAAAAGTTCAAAACTTAAAACAGATACGATAATAGGCATAGTTTTTTCATCATTTTTTGCTTTAAGCTTATTTTTAGTTTCGATATTCACTATCCCAGTTAAGCTTGAAAGTCTGTTTTTAGGAGATATCTTAAGTCTTGAAGATAGTGAAGTTTTTGAGCTTGCCATTTTGCTCGGATCACTTTTTTGTTTTATTTTATTAAGCTATAAAAAGATTAAATTTATATTTTTTGATGAATTAGGCGCATTTGTAGCAGGATTAAACGTGGGCTTTTATAAGATTATGTTTTTTATTTTGCTATGTTTTTGTACCGTAGCAAGTCTAAAAACCGTAGGAGCCGTGCTTGTCACTGCTATGTTAGTAGCACCTGGAGCTAGCGCTTTTATGATAAGTAAAAAATTTGATAAGATAGTCTTTTTAGCGACTATATTTGCTGGTTTTAGCGGATTTTTCGGTGTGTATTTAAGCTATTTTTTAGATACTTACGCTTCGGCTATGATAGTTCTAACTCAGCTTTTTATATTTGCCATATGTTTTATGTATAAAAGGGTCGTTTATGATAGAGTTTTTGCTTGA
- a CDS encoding DUF6394 family protein, giving the protein MNWGKVIYTFFALMSLTTTAGFLYDKNEIALFIAASINLISTLLKIGVRNTLSAELFASSLVADLHLIPAFVFLVVSGNMTVVYSLVIGGIIANIFSMCLLLTEANKTRDEF; this is encoded by the coding sequence ATGAACTGGGGTAAGGTAATATATACGTTTTTTGCTCTTATGAGCTTAACTACTACGGCTGGATTTTTATATGATAAAAATGAGATCGCTCTTTTTATAGCGGCCAGCATAAACCTTATTTCTACGCTTCTTAAAATAGGCGTGAGAAATACGCTTTCAGCCGAGCTTTTTGCTAGCTCTTTGGTGGCTGATTTGCACTTGATACCTGCTTTTGTATTTTTAGTGGTTTCTGGCAATATGACCGTTGTCTATTCTTTAGTCATAGGTGGAATCATAGCAAATATATTTTCTATGTGCTTACTGCTTACTGAAGCAAATAAAACAAGAGATGAATTCTAA